One Spiribacter halobius DNA segment encodes these proteins:
- a CDS encoding FAD-binding domain-containing protein: protein MEPDWIPTRAAGAAALERFLPHAGRDYARRRNYDLGPGQHDNVSRLSPWLRHRLLAESEVVAATLAHHGLPAAEKFIQETCWRTYWKGWLERRPGAWRDYRAAVEGALEPVDRGGREAAAYEAAVNGRSGIECFDHWVRELVDTGYLHNHARMWFASIWIFTLKLPWALGADFFLRHLLDGDPASNTLSWRWVAGLQTRGKTYLARAGNIAKYTDGRFSPEGQLAPRAEPVAEAVRPPLGDPPAGDAPDPYARTGLLVTEDDALPEGLLQTPGGWPLAVALQATDRRSPLPVSDRVTDFTAGALDDALDRNPAAISLRVDASETGMDRLVDTARTAGVGQLVTPWVPVGPAREVVDRLEPRLRAEGIALVRVLREWDRRAWPHATAGFFAFWKRLRPELPELIEAGGRPALPGELREGRTPR, encoded by the coding sequence ATGGAGCCTGACTGGATACCGACGCGCGCCGCCGGGGCGGCCGCGCTCGAGCGCTTTCTGCCCCACGCCGGGCGCGATTACGCGCGCCGCCGCAACTACGACCTCGGTCCCGGGCAGCACGATAACGTCTCCCGGCTCTCGCCCTGGCTGCGGCACCGGCTGCTCGCCGAGTCCGAGGTCGTGGCCGCGACGCTGGCGCACCACGGCCTCCCGGCGGCGGAGAAGTTCATCCAGGAGACCTGCTGGCGCACCTACTGGAAAGGCTGGCTCGAGCGCCGACCCGGCGCCTGGCGGGACTACCGGGCGGCGGTGGAGGGAGCACTGGAACCCGTGGACCGCGGCGGCCGCGAGGCTGCCGCCTACGAGGCAGCGGTCAACGGGCGCAGCGGGATCGAGTGCTTCGACCACTGGGTGCGGGAGCTGGTGGACACCGGCTACCTGCACAACCACGCCCGCATGTGGTTTGCGAGCATCTGGATCTTCACCCTGAAACTGCCCTGGGCGCTCGGCGCCGACTTCTTCCTGCGCCACCTGCTGGACGGCGACCCGGCCTCCAACACGCTCTCCTGGCGCTGGGTGGCGGGCCTGCAGACGCGGGGCAAGACCTACCTGGCACGGGCCGGCAACATCGCCAAGTACACCGATGGCCGCTTCAGCCCCGAAGGCCAGCTCGCGCCGCGGGCGGAGCCAGTGGCCGAGGCGGTGCGCCCGCCCCTGGGCGACCCGCCCGCCGGCGATGCTCCGGACCCCTATGCCCGCACCGGCCTGCTCGTGACCGAGGACGACGCGCTGCCGGAGGGGCTCCTGCAGACGCCGGGCGGCTGGCCACTGGCGGTCGCTCTGCAGGCGACCGATCGGCGCTCGCCGCTGCCGGTGTCGGATCGGGTCACCGACTTCACCGCCGGAGCGCTTGACGACGCGCTGGACCGTAACCCTGCCGCCATCAGCCTGCGCGTTGACGCCAGTGAGACCGGAATGGACCGCCTGGTGGACACCGCCCGCACGGCCGGCGTCGGGCAGCTGGTCACGCCCTGGGTGCCAGTCGGCCCGGCCCGCGAGGTGGTGGACCGCCTCGAACCCCGGCTGCGCGCCGAGGGTATCGCCCTCGTGCGCGTTCTGCGGGAATGGGACCGGCGTGCCTGGCCTCATGCGACTGCCGGCTTCTTCGCGTTCTGGAAGCGGCTACGGCCTGAGCTGCCGGAGCTCATCGAGGCGGGCGGCCGTCCGGCTTTGCCGGGCGAGCTCCGGGAAGGCCGGACTCCCCGGTAA
- a CDS encoding mechanosensitive ion channel domain-containing protein: MRAQQFPFFPLRLLLLLTALALTVAAPAQEAERPDLETRIAEWEAVNERASTALANDFRGRDLESVKGDLREMISAAAAARRSAEARLAAAEQQLESLGEPPGEDAPPENARIAELRAQMQRDASRHEAMATEARLVEENGEKLLQEIAAWERARFRAAILERKPAPVWPSVWLAAGRDGVALAAEVISAPLRWWQARVEAGTSWQQLALVGGVALGGLLLAWPLRLWLLRRYGRDPEDTDPSYARRLIAALADGLANAVLPVVVLAAVLLVLAWQGLMTGLFGLMAYTVGGAVAGFVLVLGVARAALSPHRIAWRILPVRPEHIGALLTAIRLLTAVMAVSLTVLVTAFFSGHMTDALEATVFLASTTAVAILAGWILSPRFWTVSVEASQEASAEGAETDATAAASEPPADAREARSWPDRIRGLVRLVVMAAPLLALAGFGRLAFFVQSRLLGLGLIAALAVLLRLAAREMLERFFMRRRRQFGLSGDTTEGGVRIAVFWAGFVLDLLLLLPIAYAVMLLFGVPLTTITLWTTQLLTGISIGNFTLSLADLIAAITVLVTGLFLTNLFRRWLSNRVLPHTRLDIGARNSVAAGAGYLGVGLALVLAVATLGVDFSNLAIVAGALSVGIGFGLQNVVQNFAAGLLLLIERPIKVGDWIIVGGNEGTVKHISVRSTEIETFDRSSVIVPNSDLISLPVTNWTHKNRIARVIVPVRVAYGSDTAAVAETLHRCARENRDVLRHPAPTALFLGFGDSCLNFELRCFIGDTDRYLDVRSDLHFAVDQAFREAGIVMPFPQRDVHLQGGQDHGPPPGTTSAPSRPAGASGGGPESGDAPE, encoded by the coding sequence ATGCGAGCGCAGCAATTCCCTTTCTTTCCGCTTCGGCTCCTGCTGCTGCTGACGGCACTGGCGCTGACCGTGGCAGCGCCGGCCCAGGAGGCCGAACGCCCCGACCTCGAGACGCGCATCGCCGAGTGGGAGGCCGTCAACGAGCGGGCCAGTACCGCCCTCGCGAATGACTTCCGGGGGCGGGATCTCGAGAGCGTGAAAGGGGACCTCCGGGAGATGATCTCTGCCGCCGCGGCCGCCCGGCGGTCGGCGGAGGCGCGGCTTGCGGCCGCGGAGCAGCAGCTTGAGAGCCTGGGCGAGCCGCCGGGGGAGGATGCGCCGCCGGAGAATGCGCGCATCGCCGAGCTGCGCGCGCAGATGCAGCGCGACGCGTCCCGCCACGAGGCCATGGCCACCGAGGCACGCCTCGTGGAGGAGAACGGCGAGAAGCTGCTGCAGGAAATCGCCGCCTGGGAGCGGGCCCGGTTCCGCGCCGCCATCCTGGAGCGCAAGCCCGCACCGGTGTGGCCCTCGGTGTGGCTGGCGGCGGGCCGCGACGGCGTCGCCCTCGCCGCGGAGGTGATCTCGGCACCGCTGCGCTGGTGGCAGGCACGGGTCGAGGCCGGCACCTCATGGCAGCAGCTGGCGCTGGTCGGCGGCGTGGCACTCGGCGGCCTGCTTCTCGCCTGGCCGCTACGGCTATGGCTGCTCCGCCGCTACGGCCGCGATCCGGAGGATACCGATCCGAGCTACGCCCGCCGGCTGATCGCCGCGCTGGCGGACGGGCTGGCGAATGCGGTGCTGCCGGTGGTCGTGCTCGCAGCCGTGCTGCTGGTCCTCGCCTGGCAGGGGCTGATGACGGGGCTGTTCGGCCTCATGGCCTACACGGTGGGCGGCGCGGTGGCGGGCTTCGTGCTCGTCCTCGGGGTAGCCCGGGCGGCGCTCTCACCGCACCGGATCGCCTGGCGCATCCTGCCCGTACGCCCGGAGCACATCGGCGCCCTGCTGACCGCGATCCGGCTGCTTACCGCGGTCATGGCGGTGTCGCTGACCGTGCTCGTGACGGCTTTCTTCTCCGGCCACATGACCGACGCCCTGGAGGCGACCGTCTTCCTCGCCAGCACCACCGCAGTGGCCATCCTCGCCGGCTGGATTCTGTCGCCACGCTTCTGGACGGTGTCGGTCGAGGCCTCCCAGGAGGCAAGCGCGGAAGGCGCGGAGACGGACGCGACCGCGGCCGCCAGCGAGCCCCCCGCGGACGCCCGCGAGGCACGCTCGTGGCCGGACCGGATCCGTGGCCTGGTGCGTCTGGTGGTGATGGCGGCGCCGCTGCTGGCCCTCGCGGGCTTCGGCCGTCTCGCCTTCTTCGTGCAGTCGCGGCTGCTGGGTCTCGGCCTGATCGCCGCCCTGGCGGTGCTGCTGCGGCTCGCGGCCCGCGAGATGCTGGAGCGCTTTTTCATGCGCCGCCGGCGCCAGTTCGGGCTTAGCGGCGATACCACCGAGGGCGGCGTCCGCATCGCCGTCTTCTGGGCCGGCTTCGTGCTCGATCTGCTGCTCCTGCTGCCCATCGCCTATGCGGTGATGCTGCTGTTCGGGGTGCCGCTCACCACGATCACGCTCTGGACCACCCAGCTGCTCACCGGCATCAGCATCGGCAACTTCACGCTGTCGCTGGCAGATCTCATCGCTGCCATCACGGTGCTCGTCACCGGACTGTTCCTGACCAACCTCTTCCGCCGTTGGCTCAGCAACCGGGTCCTGCCCCACACCCGCCTCGACATCGGCGCACGCAACTCGGTCGCCGCCGGGGCAGGCTATCTCGGCGTGGGCCTCGCGCTCGTTCTCGCCGTGGCCACCCTCGGGGTGGACTTCTCCAACCTCGCCATCGTCGCGGGTGCGCTCTCGGTGGGCATCGGTTTCGGCCTGCAGAACGTGGTGCAGAACTTCGCCGCCGGGCTGCTGCTGCTCATCGAGCGGCCGATCAAGGTGGGGGACTGGATCATCGTCGGCGGCAACGAGGGCACGGTGAAGCACATCTCCGTGCGCTCCACGGAGATCGAGACCTTCGACCGCTCCTCGGTGATCGTCCCGAACTCGGATCTGATCTCGCTGCCGGTGACCAACTGGACCCACAAGAACCGCATCGCCCGCGTCATCGTGCCGGTGCGCGTCGCCTACGGCAGCGACACCGCTGCCGTGGCCGAGACGCTGCACCGCTGCGCGCGGGAGAATCGCGACGTGCTTCGCCACCCGGCACCGACGGCGCTGTTTCTGGGTTTCGGCGACTCCTGCCTGAACTTCGAGCTGCGCTGCTTCATCGGCGATACCGACCGCTACCTGGACGTGCGAAGCGACCTGCATTTCGCCGTGGATCAGGCCTTCCGCGAGGCCGGTATCGTCATGCCCTTCCCGCAGCGGGACGTGCACCTGCAGGGCGGGCAAGACCACGGCCCGCCCCCCGGGACGACATCCGCGCCGTCACGGCCAGCGGGCGCGAGCGGTGGTGGCCCGGAATCCGGCGACGCCCCGGAATAG
- a CDS encoding MFS transporter, protein MSKVNPTTPVRRNLALLALCQAVLMTGSSLLIATSALVGGLLGGGPALATVPLGLQFLAMTGTAIPASLFMQRFGRRAGFLLGMSLGLVGVALAATAILAGSYALFCVASVLLGAFNGTGQFFRFAAADVAPPERRGRAISLVLAGGIVAGFLGPNLGSWTEGLLGVPFAASYLVLGGIYVIGLGAIAALRIPPPAPAARHGGGRPLGLIARQPRFLVAVLSATIGYGAMNLIMVATPLAMQAGRLPFSDTAFVIQWHVVAMFLPSFFTGELIRRFGVLGVIVAGVVLMLACVGVNASGSTVWHYWAALIALGVGWNFLFVGGTTLLTETHAEAEKGKVQACNDFVVFGTVTVTALSAGAVLDAIGWLPLNLLVLPFLAVVFLGAVGVALGARRRPVSSGIA, encoded by the coding sequence ATGAGCAAGGTGAATCCCACCACACCCGTGCGCCGCAACCTGGCGCTTCTCGCCCTGTGTCAGGCCGTGTTGATGACCGGCAGCTCGTTGCTGATCGCCACCTCGGCGCTGGTGGGCGGGCTGCTCGGTGGCGGCCCCGCCCTCGCGACGGTCCCGCTCGGGCTGCAGTTCCTCGCCATGACCGGCACCGCGATCCCGGCGTCGCTCTTCATGCAGCGCTTCGGGCGCCGGGCGGGATTCCTGCTCGGCATGAGCCTGGGCCTGGTCGGCGTTGCCCTTGCCGCCACCGCGATCCTGGCGGGCTCCTATGCCCTGTTCTGCGTGGCCTCGGTACTGCTCGGCGCCTTCAACGGCACGGGGCAGTTCTTCCGTTTCGCCGCCGCCGACGTGGCGCCGCCCGAGCGACGGGGGCGGGCGATCTCCCTGGTGCTCGCCGGCGGCATCGTGGCGGGTTTCCTGGGTCCCAACCTGGGCAGCTGGACCGAGGGCCTGCTGGGCGTGCCGTTCGCTGCCAGCTACCTGGTGCTTGGCGGCATCTACGTCATCGGCCTCGGCGCCATCGCAGCGCTGCGGATTCCGCCGCCGGCACCCGCGGCCCGCCACGGCGGCGGCCGCCCGCTGGGCCTGATCGCGCGCCAGCCGCGTTTTCTGGTGGCCGTGCTCAGCGCCACGATCGGCTATGGCGCCATGAACCTGATCATGGTCGCCACGCCGCTGGCGATGCAGGCGGGCCGGCTGCCGTTCAGCGATACCGCCTTCGTCATCCAGTGGCACGTGGTGGCGATGTTCCTGCCCTCGTTCTTCACCGGTGAGCTGATCCGCCGCTTCGGGGTGCTCGGCGTCATCGTCGCCGGCGTCGTGCTGATGCTCGCCTGCGTCGGCGTCAATGCCAGCGGCAGCACTGTCTGGCATTACTGGGCTGCGCTCATCGCTCTGGGCGTGGGCTGGAATTTCCTGTTCGTGGGGGGCACCACGCTGCTCACGGAGACCCATGCCGAAGCCGAAAAGGGCAAGGTCCAGGCCTGCAATGACTTCGTCGTCTTCGGCACGGTAACGGTCACGGCCCTCTCCGCCGGTGCCGTGCTCGATGCCATCGGCTGGCTGCCGCTGAATCTGCTGGTGCTGCCGTTCCTCGCAGTCGTGTTTCTGGGGGCCGTCGGCGTCGCCCTCGGGGCGCGTCGGCGCCCGGTCAGCAGCGGGATAGCCTGA
- a CDS encoding DUF938 domain-containing protein: MDDQQRRRPHTERSPDFAAVDPAMGADERQRAPSAERTVVPIAQVLARYLPAAGTALEVASGTGQHVVTFAANHPGITWLPSDPSPDARRSIAAWVRAGGHANVLPPRDLDLTHTGWQEAVPDGLVAILASNLLHISPWAATLGLLQGAAERLASEGHLFIYGCLRIHGRHLTESNAAFDASLRARDPRWGVRDLDDVTDAASAAGLALKEVVPMPADNRLLVLALAD; this comes from the coding sequence ATGGACGACCAGCAACGCCGCCGGCCGCACACGGAGCGCTCGCCCGATTTCGCCGCCGTGGACCCCGCCATGGGGGCGGACGAGCGCCAGCGCGCGCCGAGCGCCGAGCGCACCGTAGTCCCTATCGCCCAGGTGCTCGCGCGCTATCTGCCGGCCGCAGGCACCGCGCTGGAGGTCGCGAGCGGCACCGGCCAGCACGTCGTCACCTTCGCCGCGAACCATCCGGGCATTACCTGGCTGCCGAGCGATCCCTCCCCCGACGCCCGCCGCAGCATAGCGGCCTGGGTCCGTGCGGGCGGCCACGCCAACGTCCTGCCGCCCAGGGACCTGGACCTCACCCACACCGGCTGGCAGGAGGCGGTGCCCGACGGGCTCGTCGCCATCCTCGCCAGCAACCTGCTGCACATCAGCCCCTGGGCCGCGACCCTCGGCCTGCTGCAGGGCGCCGCCGAACGGCTGGCCAGTGAGGGTCACCTGTTCATCTACGGGTGCCTGCGCATCCACGGCAGGCATCTGACGGAGAGCAACGCCGCCTTCGATGCGAGCCTGCGCGCCCGCGACCCGCGCTGGGGCGTACGCGATCTCGACGACGTCACCGACGCGGCGTCCGCCGCCGGCCTCGCATTGAAGGAAGTGGTGCCGATGCCCGCGGACAACCGCCTGCTGGTGCTGGCGCTCGCGGACTAG
- a CDS encoding ATP-grasp domain-containing protein, which produces MENERNIFVIGLDDFHRRLLQTVRGAEHYRFHGLIPYDRIVNPESYPLEDLLHDAQRELDRFPGTVDAIIGHWDFPTTSLLPLLQAHAGLPGPSLEAVLRCENKYWTRAEQAEATPDATPPFALVDPQDDAVLDDPPLPYPFWLKPVVAFSSTLGFRIDDRGDLRHALARIRPAIGRFAEPFDALLQRARLGARRASLAGGYCIAEGIIGGRGCTLEGYVLDGEPHIYAVIDSLRGPNGVSFVGYHYPSELPERVSERMKETTRRIIRHIGLEHSPFNIEFFWDEANDDIKLLEINPRISKSHSPLFELVDGASHHEVAIDVALGRRPEFPRSEGEYRYAAKFMPRVYGDAEVTRVPKEDDVARLRRRFPDAQLAIHVREGQRLSELPDQDSYSFEIGEIFLGGDSRDELTERFHEAMRLLDFRFSSRVETNYD; this is translated from the coding sequence ATGGAGAACGAACGCAACATTTTCGTCATCGGCCTGGACGATTTCCACCGCCGCCTGCTGCAGACCGTCCGCGGCGCCGAGCACTACCGCTTCCACGGCCTGATCCCCTACGACCGCATCGTCAACCCGGAAAGCTATCCACTGGAGGATCTGCTGCACGACGCGCAGCGCGAGCTGGACCGCTTTCCCGGTACCGTGGACGCGATCATCGGCCACTGGGACTTCCCCACCACCAGCCTGCTGCCCCTGTTGCAGGCTCACGCGGGTCTGCCGGGCCCGAGCCTGGAGGCGGTACTGCGCTGCGAGAACAAGTACTGGACGCGCGCGGAGCAGGCGGAGGCGACCCCGGACGCGACGCCGCCCTTCGCCCTCGTGGACCCACAGGACGATGCCGTGCTGGACGACCCGCCCCTGCCCTATCCCTTCTGGCTGAAGCCCGTCGTGGCCTTCTCCAGCACGCTGGGCTTCCGTATCGACGACCGCGGCGATCTGCGTCATGCGCTGGCGCGCATCCGCCCGGCCATCGGCCGCTTCGCCGAGCCCTTCGACGCACTGCTGCAGCGGGCACGGCTGGGCGCCCGCCGCGCCTCCCTCGCCGGCGGCTACTGCATCGCCGAGGGCATCATCGGCGGGCGCGGCTGCACGCTGGAAGGCTACGTCCTGGACGGCGAGCCCCACATCTATGCCGTGATCGACTCGCTGCGAGGGCCCAACGGCGTCAGCTTCGTCGGGTACCACTATCCTTCGGAGCTGCCGGAGCGGGTCTCCGAGCGCATGAAGGAGACGACGCGGCGCATCATCCGTCACATCGGGCTCGAGCATTCGCCGTTCAACATCGAGTTCTTCTGGGACGAGGCGAACGACGACATCAAGCTGCTGGAGATCAACCCGCGCATCTCCAAGTCCCATTCGCCGCTGTTCGAGCTGGTGGACGGGGCCTCGCATCATGAGGTGGCCATTGACGTCGCCCTCGGCCGAAGGCCCGAGTTCCCCCGCAGCGAAGGCGAGTACCGCTATGCCGCGAAGTTCATGCCCCGGGTGTACGGTGACGCGGAGGTCACCCGCGTGCCCAAGGAGGACGACGTAGCGCGGCTGCGCCGCCGCTTCCCGGACGCGCAGCTGGCGATCCACGTGCGCGAGGGCCAGCGGCTCTCGGAGCTGCCGGACCAGGACAGCTACAGCTTCGAGATCGGCGAGATCTTCCTCGGCGGCGACAGCCGGGACGAGCTCACCGAGCGCTTTCACGAGGCCATGCGGCTGCTGGACTTCCGCTTCTCGAGCCGCGTCGAGACCAACTACGACTGA